In Bombus pyrosoma isolate SC7728 linkage group LG2, ASM1482585v1, whole genome shotgun sequence, a genomic segment contains:
- the LOC122572217 gene encoding uncharacterized protein LOC122572217 isoform X2, producing the protein MSNEAVIIEADSNSNSDYSLQLNRWFLKPIGAWPSSPSTTRLEKIISFLLNTVCYSTVIITAIPSVVQLILEDESINLKLKSLDFLSHLIVSSFTYSVLLLHNKDIRRCVEHMKADWRAVTRKEDQHVMMKNAKFGRYVAAFCAIFVQGSVLCFCFVTALNTLEIQIGNETRILHVLPCAVYKKLVNVDESPTNEFMIFLQIWSTFIANCSTVAIFSLAAVLAAHACGQLNVVMLWIVEFVNEAKVERRTDGFMKIGIIVERHLRTLNFISYIERVMNKICFLEMLRCTMDICVIGYFIVSCKKIGEVVYMTNWYHLPGKTILDLIMVIARSNVVVQITAGKLVHMSVYTFGSVVKTGFAYLNLXAANDVIKWTPGKIYCVFNNLVYKVQNIRKYRIKFCMLRINKLEVVNFKQKKFFVFSNFVISAFNYD; encoded by the exons ATGTCGAACGAAGCAGTGATCATCGAAGCTGATAGCAACAGCAACAGTGATTACAGTCTTCAATTGAATCGATGGTTCTTGAAACCGATCGGTGCATGGCCATCGTCTCCATCCACCACAAGACTAGAAAagataatttcgtttcttttaaacaCCGTTTGCTACAGCACCGTAATTATCACTGCAATTCCCAGTGTAGTGCAACTGATTCTAGAAGACGAGAGCATTAACTTGAAATTGAAGAGCCTAGATTTCTTGAGTCATTTAATCGTCAGTAGCTTTACTTATAGTGTGTTGTTATTACACAACAAAGACATACGACGATGCGTAGAACACATGAAAGCTGACTGGCGAGCAGTGACCAGGAAGGAGGATCAACACGTAATGATGAAGAACGCGAAATTCGGTCGTTACGTAGCAGCTTTTTGCGCAATTTTTGTACAAGGTAGCGTTTTGTGCTTTTGTTTCGTGACGGCACTAAATACACTCGAGATTCAAATTGGAAACGAGACGAGAATTTTACACGTGTTACCTTGTGCAGTATACAAGAAGCTGGTAAACGTCGACGAAAGTCCAACAAACGAATTCATGATTTTCTTGCAAATTTGGTCTACTTTTATCGCAAATTGTAGTACAGTTGCGATCTTTAGTCTTGCAGCAGTTCTAGCTGCTCACGCGTGCGGTCAGCTGAATGTTGTTATGTTATGGATTGTTGAATTTGTCAATGAAGCCAAAGTAGAGAGAAGAACCGAtggttttatgaaaattggaataatcgtggaacgacatctgaGGACATTGAA TTTCATATCATATATCGAGCGTGTGATGAATAAAATCTGTTTTTTGGAAATGTTAAGATGCACGATGGATATATGTGTAATTGGCTACTTCATTGTGTCG TGCAAGAAAATTGGCGAAGTCGTCTACATGACGAACTGGTATCACTTACCCGGTAAAACGATCCTCGACTTGATTATGGTCATCGCACGATCAAATGTGGTCGTTCAAATCACTGCCGGAAAATTAGTTCATATGTCCGTTTATACATTTGGTAGT GTTGTGAAGACAGGTTTTGCATACTTGAATCTGTTNGCAGCAAATGACGTAATAAAATGGACTcctggaaaaatatattgtgtttttaataacttagtatataaagtacaaaatatacgtaaatatcgcataaaattttgtatgttaAGAATTAACAAGCTAGAAGTTGTGAATTTCAAACAGAAAAAGTTCTTTGTTTTTTCCAACTTTGTTATTTCCGCATTTAATTACGATTGA
- the LOC122572217 gene encoding uncharacterized protein LOC122572217 isoform X1 gives MSNEAVIIEADSNSNSDYSLQLNRWFLKPIGAWPSSPSTTRLEKIISFLLNTVCYSTVIITAIPSVVQLILEDESINLKLKSLDFLSHLIVSSFTYSVLLLHNKDIRRCVEHMKADWRAVTRKEDQHVMMKNAKFGRYVAAFCAIFVQGSVLCFCFVTALNTLEIQIGNETRILHVLPCAVYKKLVNVDESPTNEFMIFLQIWSTFIANCSTVAIFSLAAVLAAHACGQLNVVMLWIVEFVNEAKVERRTDGFMKIGIIVERHLRTLNFISYIERVMNKICFLEMLRCTMDICVIGYFIVSEWAEHDVRNLASYFMMFVAICYNIFILCYIGELLTEQCKKIGEVVYMTNWYHLPGKTILDLIMVIARSNVVVQITAGKLVHMSVYTFGSVVKTGFAYLNLXAANDVIKWTPGKIYCVFNNLVYKVQNIRKYRIKFCMLRINKLEVVNFKQKKFFVFSNFVISAFNYD, from the exons ATGTCGAACGAAGCAGTGATCATCGAAGCTGATAGCAACAGCAACAGTGATTACAGTCTTCAATTGAATCGATGGTTCTTGAAACCGATCGGTGCATGGCCATCGTCTCCATCCACCACAAGACTAGAAAagataatttcgtttcttttaaacaCCGTTTGCTACAGCACCGTAATTATCACTGCAATTCCCAGTGTAGTGCAACTGATTCTAGAAGACGAGAGCATTAACTTGAAATTGAAGAGCCTAGATTTCTTGAGTCATTTAATCGTCAGTAGCTTTACTTATAGTGTGTTGTTATTACACAACAAAGACATACGACGATGCGTAGAACACATGAAAGCTGACTGGCGAGCAGTGACCAGGAAGGAGGATCAACACGTAATGATGAAGAACGCGAAATTCGGTCGTTACGTAGCAGCTTTTTGCGCAATTTTTGTACAAGGTAGCGTTTTGTGCTTTTGTTTCGTGACGGCACTAAATACACTCGAGATTCAAATTGGAAACGAGACGAGAATTTTACACGTGTTACCTTGTGCAGTATACAAGAAGCTGGTAAACGTCGACGAAAGTCCAACAAACGAATTCATGATTTTCTTGCAAATTTGGTCTACTTTTATCGCAAATTGTAGTACAGTTGCGATCTTTAGTCTTGCAGCAGTTCTAGCTGCTCACGCGTGCGGTCAGCTGAATGTTGTTATGTTATGGATTGTTGAATTTGTCAATGAAGCCAAAGTAGAGAGAAGAACCGAtggttttatgaaaattggaataatcgtggaacgacatctgaGGACATTGAA TTTCATATCATATATCGAGCGTGTGATGAATAAAATCTGTTTTTTGGAAATGTTAAGATGCACGATGGATATATGTGTAATTGGCTACTTCATTGTGTCG GAATGGGCGGAGCATGATGTTCGAAATTTGGCATCATACTTTATGATGTTTGTTGCAATctgttataacattttcataCTATGTTACATTGGTGAACTGTTAACGGAGCAG TGCAAGAAAATTGGCGAAGTCGTCTACATGACGAACTGGTATCACTTACCCGGTAAAACGATCCTCGACTTGATTATGGTCATCGCACGATCAAATGTGGTCGTTCAAATCACTGCCGGAAAATTAGTTCATATGTCCGTTTATACATTTGGTAGT GTTGTGAAGACAGGTTTTGCATACTTGAATCTGTTNGCAGCAAATGACGTAATAAAATGGACTcctggaaaaatatattgtgtttttaataacttagtatataaagtacaaaatatacgtaaatatcgcataaaattttgtatgttaAGAATTAACAAGCTAGAAGTTGTGAATTTCAAACAGAAAAAGTTCTTTGTTTTTTCCAACTTTGTTATTTCCGCATTTAATTACGATTGA
- the LOC122572361 gene encoding uncharacterized protein LOC122572361 — protein MTTEVVIIEGDSKRNSDYSLQLNRWFLKPIGAWPSSPSTTRLEKVVSIILNIVCFSTLILTAIPSLLVIILEDETFNFKLKTFGFVNHWFVSSFNYAVLLMHNKDIRKCVSYIEADWRTVTREKDQHVMLKNARIGRYIAAFTAIFVQSSVLCFCFVTALNTVEIQIANETRVLHVLPCAVYKKLVNVDEIPTNEFMLFLQICSTVIANFSTIGIFSLAAVLTAHACGQLNVITLWIAEFVNETRVEKETGDFIQIGVIVERHLRTLNFISYIEDVMNKICLLEMSRCTMDICVIGYYILSVIKTGFAYLNLLQQMM, from the exons ATGACGACCGAAGTAGTGATCATAGAAGGTGACAGCAAGAGAAATAGTGACTATAGTCTTCAATTGAATCGGTGGTTCTTAAAACCGATCGGTGCATGGCCATCGTCTCCTTCCACGACAAGACTCGAAAAGgtcgtttcaattattttaaacatcgtTTGCTTTAGCACCTTAATTCTTACTGCGATTCCTAGTTTACTAGTAATAATTCTGGAAGACGAGACGTTCAACTTCAAATTGAAGACCTTCGGTTTTGTGAATCATTGGTTCGTCAGCAGCTTTAATTACGCGGTTTTATTAATGCACAACAAAGACATACGAAAGTGCGTGTCATACATAGAAGCTGACTGGCGAACAGTGACCAGAGAGAAAGATCAACATGTGATGTTGAAAAACGCGAGAATCGGTCGCTACATAGCGGCGTTCACCGCCATTTTTGTGCAATCAAGCGTCTTGTGCTTTTGTTTTGTGACAGCATTAAATACAGTAGAGATTCAAATTGCAAACGAGACGAGAGTTTTACATGTGCTACCTTGTGCAGTATACAAAAAGTTGGTGAACGTTGACGAAATTCCAACAAACGAATTCATGCTTTTCTTGCAAATTTGTTCTACTGTTATCGCAAATTTTAGTACAATTGGGATCTTTAGTCTCGCAGCAGTTCTAACTGCTCACGCGTGCGGTCAGCTaaatgttattacgttatggatCGCTGAATTCGTCAATGAAACCAGAGTAGAGAAGGAAACTGGtgattttatacaaattggAGTAATCGTAGAACGACATCTAAGGACATTGAA ttttatatcatatatcgaGGATGTGATGAATAAAATCTGTTTGCTGGAAATGTCAAGGTGCACGATGGATATATGCGTAATTGGTTACTACATTCTATCG GTCATAAAGACAGGTTTCGCATATTTGAATTTGTTGCAGCAAATGATGTGA